TCGCCGGCAGCAGCCTGGCGCCGGGCGCTGAAGCCTCGCTGAACCGGCCGACGCCGACGTCGGATCCCGGGCCGGGGCGGGGATTTAGCCGGGCCAAAGCACGGCTGCGGAGCATGCGGGACAGGCGCATCCCGGGTGCGGTCACGTATGCGAGCCCGTACCGGCGGATGGCGGCATCGACGAGCCGACGAGGGGAGATCCATGCGCTGGCAAGGCGTACACGTGGACCGGCAGGCCGAGACGCTGTTCGGCATCCCGCTCGCGAAGTCCACCCGCACCTGTGCAGTCGTCGAGATCACCGAGGAGCCGTACCGAGACACCCAACCCACGGAGACACCGTCGTGACCACTTTCGCCCCCCCGACCGGCCCCGTCGTGGCCCCTTCTTCGTCCCCCTCGACTTTCGTCGACAGTGCCGTCGAGAACGCGGCCGACGTGTTCCTCGGCCGCGCCGCCGCCCTGTGGCCCGCCGAATCCGCCGTCCGCGACCGCGAGAAGGCCTGGAGCTACGGTCACCTGGACGCCGCGTCCCGAGCAGTCGAGCAGCGCCTCGACGCCCTCGGCATCCGTCCCGGCGACCGTGTCCTCGCCCGCATCGGCAGCGTCTGCGAGTTCCTCGCGCTGCTCTACGGCACCTGGCGGCACGGCGCCACGTTCGTGCCGATCAGCCCCGCCATGAAGGGCTACCACCTCAAGTCCGTGCTGGCCGACTCCGAGCCCGCGCTGATCGTGACCACTCGAGCCGAGGCCACCTCGGCCGACGGCGTCCCGTGGCCGCAGGACGCGACCGTGTTCACCGTCGACGACTTCGACTTCACGCCCGCCGAGAGCTCCGCCGGTCCGGCCCGTCCCGTCCCCGCCGACCGGCTCGCCCTGCTGATCTACACCTCCGGCAGCACCTCCGCCCCCAAGGCCGTTGCCTGCCCGCACGCCCCGGTCGCTTTCGCGGCCCGGGCCATCCAGGCAAGGCTCGGCTACCGGCAGGACGACGTCGTGCTCACCGCCGTACCGCTCTCCTTCGACTACGGCCTCTATCAGGCCCTGCTGTGCGCCCTCACCGGAGCGGAGCTCCTCCTCTCCGACGCGGACGAACACGCCCGCCTGCTCGGCTATGCCCGCGACCGGGGCGCCACCGTCGTCCCCCTGGTCCCCTCCCTCGGCGAACTCTTGGTCCGGCTCACCGCCCGCGACCAACGCCCCACGGCGATACGGCTGTTCACCAACACCGGCGCGGCCCTCAACGCCCCCCTCATCGCCCAGCTCCGGGACCGGTTCCCGGGCGCGCGGGTGGCTCCCATGTTCGGCACCACCGAGTGCAAGCGCATGACGATCCTCGAGCCGGACGGCGACCTTGCCAAGCCCGGTTCGTGCGGTCCCGCGCTGCCCGGCACCGAGATCCTGATCCTGGACGACGACGGCAGGCCGCTGCCTGCCCACGAGATCGGCGAGATCGCCGTCCGCGGCCCGCACGTCATGGCCGGCTACTGGCGCGCCCCCGAACCCACCGCCCTGCGCTTCAGGCCTGGCCCGGACGGGCGGATCACCCTGCACACCGGCGACTACGGCTGGCTCGACAGGGACGGTCATCTCTACTTCCAGGGCCGTCGCGACGACCTGTTCAAGCGGCGCGGGACACGGATGAGCGCCATCGAGATCGAGGCCGCCGCGCTGGACGTCGAGGGCATCCGGGAGGCGGCGCTGCTCGTCCCCGAAGCCGGCCGCGACATGGTGCTGTTCACGGTCGGCGAGCCGACGGCGGAACAGGTGCTGGCGAAGCTGGCCGAGCGCCTGGAGGCGGCCAAGGTCCCGGACGTCTGCCACGTCCTGCCGGCCCTCCCGCTCACCCCCAACGGCAAGACCGACCGCAAGCGTCTCAAGGCCATGCTGGAGGAGTCCGAAGATGCCGGCTGACGAGGATTACGAGGGGCTGCTCGCCGCGTACGGCAGCCCGCTGTACGTCTACGACCTCGCCCGTGTCCGGCAGGCGTACGCCGATCTCGCCGGATCCCTCCCCGAGGGCGCCCGCGTCTACTACTCGCTCAAGGCCAACCCGCACCCGGGCCTGGTCGCCGAGCTGGTTCGGGCGGGCGCCCACGCCGAGATCACCTCGCGCGGCGAGCTGGCCTCCGCCCTGGAGGCGGGGTGTGCGGCGGGCGAGCTGCTGTACTCGGGGCCCGGCAAGACGGCCGGGGAACTCGACGAGGCGGTCGCCCGGGGTGTACGGGCCTTCTCCGCGGAGTCGTTCGGCGACCTGGAGCGGATCGGCGCCGCGGCCGTGGCGCACGGTGCGACCGCCGACTGCGTGCTGCGCGTCAACGCGGCCGGTGCCCCCGGCGATGCCGGCCTCAGGATGACGGGCAGCGCCTCGCAGTTCGGCTCCGACCCGGAGATCCTGCTGGCGGCTCCCGAGCGGCTGCGCGTCCCCGGCGCACGCGTGGTGGGCCTGCACTTCTTCCCGCTCACCAACGCGCGCGACGAGGAGGGCCTGGTCGCCGAGATCGTCCAGAGCATTCGTACGGCGGCAGAACTCCGCGACCGGCTGGGCCTGGCCCTGCGTCTGGTGGACCTCGGCGGCGGCTTCGCGGCGCCGTACGCGGTGCCGGGCGAGCGGCCCCGCTACCCCGGGCTGCGCGCCGCGGTCACCGAGGCGCTGGACACCTCGCTGCCCGGCTGGCGTTCCGGCACACCGGTGATCGCCTTCGAGTCCGGACGCCACCTCGTCGGGGACTGCGGCACGCTGCTGACGACGGTGACGGACGTGAAGGACAGCAAGGGCACGCGGTTCGCGGTGCTTGACGCGGGCGTCAACCATCTCGGCGGGCTGTCGGGACTTGGCCGTCTGCTGCCGATGAAGGCGAGGCCGCTGGGCGGGGACGGCGGGAACGGTGACAACGGTGGGAACGACGGAAGCGCTGCCG
The Streptomyces sp. CGMCC 4.7035 DNA segment above includes these coding regions:
- a CDS encoding class I adenylate-forming enzyme family protein, which encodes MFLGRAAALWPAESAVRDREKAWSYGHLDAASRAVEQRLDALGIRPGDRVLARIGSVCEFLALLYGTWRHGATFVPISPAMKGYHLKSVLADSEPALIVTTRAEATSADGVPWPQDATVFTVDDFDFTPAESSAGPARPVPADRLALLIYTSGSTSAPKAVACPHAPVAFAARAIQARLGYRQDDVVLTAVPLSFDYGLYQALLCALTGAELLLSDADEHARLLGYARDRGATVVPLVPSLGELLVRLTARDQRPTAIRLFTNTGAALNAPLIAQLRDRFPGARVAPMFGTTECKRMTILEPDGDLAKPGSCGPALPGTEILILDDDGRPLPAHEIGEIAVRGPHVMAGYWRAPEPTALRFRPGPDGRITLHTGDYGWLDRDGHLYFQGRRDDLFKRRGTRMSAIEIEAAALDVEGIREAALLVPEAGRDMVLFTVGEPTAEQVLAKLAERLEAAKVPDVCHVLPALPLTPNGKTDRKRLKAMLEESEDAG
- a CDS encoding phosphopantetheine-binding protein — translated: MPADEDYEGLLAAYGSPLYVYDLARVRQAYADLAGSLPEGARVYYSLKANPHPGLVAELVRAGAHAEITSRGELASALEAGCAAGELLYSGPGKTAGELDEAVARGVRAFSAESFGDLERIGAAAVAHGATADCVLRVNAAGAPGDAGLRMTGSASQFGSDPEILLAAPERLRVPGARVVGLHFFPLTNARDEEGLVAEIVQSIRTAAELRDRLGLALRLVDLGGGFAAPYAVPGERPRYPGLRAAVTEALDTSLPGWRSGTPVIAFESGRHLVGDCGTLLTTVTDVKDSKGTRFAVLDAGVNHLGGLSGLGRLLPMKARPLGGDGGNGDNGGNDGSAAGEPERVTLAGPLCTPADLLGRAVELPGLGPGSVLAFPNVGAYGLTASLLGFLGHRAPAEVLIDGAEVVSASRLALHRHRITAAAKPEQRTGTGESDMSEQWDASYENLLKEVLPRLAEQDTVLPDTSLKSVGLDSLAMVEVLIRIEHEYALDIPDEDLVPGVFATPATLWTLIQRSRERSGSAA